The Desulfotomaculum sp. genome has a segment encoding these proteins:
- a CDS encoding aminoacetone oxidase family FAD-binding enzyme, with amino-acid sequence MYYDLITVGGGPAGMMGAAAAAQRGLKVVLLEKNDRLGKKLSITGNGRCNFTNLCDPASFMDNIVNNGRFLHASLNRFNNHSLVSFFNSLGVKTKVEDDNRVFPASDRAEEIIKALHNYLHKSKVEIRFNSAVKKVLAVNNRVTGVITDNNKVAGENVLIATGGLSYRQTGSAGDGFRMARTLGHFIAPPRPALVPLVAGGKWVKQLQGLSLQNINVQAVNVQAVLEEKVIAEQTGELIFTHFGVSGPVILKLSSLINKCPPSSLALRIDLFSSISTTQLNAQLIEIFKKNHGKYLKNALGDFVPQKMLPLLQVFAGIDILKQVDQITKEEREKLANSLKRIALTIKGARPLNEAMVTAGGIDTNEINPSSMESKIVRGLFFAGEVIDVDALTGGFNLQIAFSTGYLSGVSVKSEHEHVGS; translated from the coding sequence ATGTATTATGATTTGATTACCGTGGGCGGCGGGCCGGCGGGTATGATGGGCGCCGCTGCAGCTGCCCAAAGGGGTTTGAAAGTAGTTTTACTGGAAAAGAACGACAGGCTCGGTAAAAAGCTGTCCATTACCGGAAACGGGAGGTGCAATTTTACCAATCTCTGCGATCCGGCAAGCTTCATGGACAACATTGTGAACAATGGGAGATTCCTCCATGCTTCATTGAACAGGTTTAATAACCATAGTTTGGTTTCTTTTTTTAACTCTCTGGGCGTAAAAACAAAGGTAGAAGACGATAACCGCGTTTTTCCCGCTTCGGATCGGGCAGAAGAAATAATTAAGGCTTTGCATAACTACTTGCATAAAAGCAAGGTTGAAATAAGATTTAACTCAGCCGTAAAAAAAGTGCTTGCCGTAAATAACCGCGTTACCGGCGTTATTACAGATAACAACAAAGTTGCCGGTGAAAACGTGCTTATCGCCACAGGCGGGTTATCGTACAGACAGACCGGGTCTGCAGGGGATGGTTTCAGGATGGCCAGGACGCTTGGACATTTTATAGCGCCTCCCCGCCCTGCCCTGGTACCTCTGGTTGCCGGGGGAAAATGGGTTAAGCAGTTGCAGGGGCTTTCTCTGCAAAATATAAATGTACAGGCGGTAAATGTACAAGCGGTATTAGAAGAAAAGGTTATAGCCGAACAGACCGGCGAGTTGATTTTTACCCACTTCGGGGTTTCCGGCCCTGTCATCCTTAAGCTGAGCAGCTTGATTAATAAATGCCCCCCTTCTTCTCTTGCTTTGAGAATTGATCTTTTTTCGTCAATTTCTACAACGCAGCTTAATGCCCAATTAATAGAAATTTTTAAGAAAAACCACGGTAAATACTTAAAAAATGCTTTAGGCGATTTCGTTCCCCAGAAAATGCTTCCTCTGCTCCAGGTTTTTGCCGGAATTGACATCCTTAAACAGGTGGACCAGATCACCAAAGAAGAAAGGGAAAAGCTGGCGAACAGCTTAAAAAGGATTGCCCTCACGATAAAAGGCGCCCGCCCGCTGAATGAAGCCATGGTTACGGCAGGAGGTATTGATACGAATGAAATCAATCCTTCCAGTATGGAATCTAAAATAGTCAGGGGATTGTTCTTTGCAGGCGAGGTGATTGACGTGGATGCCTTAACGGGAGGCTTTAACTTGCAGATTGCCTTCTCCACTGGTTATCTGAGCGGTGTCAGTGTAAAAAGCGAACATGAGCACGTAGGCAGTTGA